One Magnetospirillum sp. 15-1 genomic window, GTCGCCTTCCAGATAGACGGTCAGGACGTCGCCCGCCCGGCGCGGTGATTGGGCAACGGCCAGATCGAAGGTCCCGGCGGGAAGGATGTCCCATTGCCAGCCGGCGGCGCGGGCCAAATCCGGCCCGGCACCTTGGCGCGCCTGGGCGCAGCCGGCCGTCAGCACCGCCAGAAGCAGGGCGGCCAGGCGACGCCTCATGGCGATTCCGTTCCGAAGGCCGCCAGGGCCTCGGCCGCCCGGGCGATGACGCCGGTCCAGTCGCCGGGGCTTTCCTGACGGAACAGCCGCATGGTGGGATACCACGGCGAGTCGTCCCGCCCCAGCAGCCAGCGCCAGTCGGGCAGGAAGGGCAACAGGGTCCAGACCGGCCGGCCCAGCGCCCCGGCCAGATGCACCGGCGACGAATCCACCGAGACCAGCAGGTCGGCGACCGACAGGATGGCGGCGGTATCCTCGAAATCCTTGATCTCGTCCTCCAGGGCCACGACATTCATTCCGGCCGGCGGAGTCCCGGCCTCGGCCGCCTTGGGTCCTTTCTGCACCGCCAGGAAGGTTGCCCCGCTTTGTCCCAGGGGCGCCAGATCGGCCAAAGCCATGGAGCGGTTGAGGTCGTTGGGATGGGTCGGGCGCCCGGCCCATACCAGCGCCACCAGCGGGCGCGGCAGCCGGCCCAGCCGCTTTCGCCAGCGGGCGACCCGCCGGGGCTCCGCCGACATATAGGGAATGGGACCGGGCAGTTGCTCGGGCTTCAGCCCCATCACCATGGGCAAGGACATCATCTCGCAATGCAGGTCGAAGGGCGGCGGCAGGGTACCGCGAGCCACGACGTCGTCAAAACCCGTACAGCGCCGCGCCAGGGACAGGCTGTCGGGATTGACCTCGAGGATCACCCGCGCGCCGCTGCGCTCCTTGACCCAGGCGGTCATGCGCAGGAACTGGAAGGTATCGCCGAAGCCCTGCTCGTCATGGATCAGCAAGGTCCGGCCGGGGATGGGCCGGCCATCCCAGCGGGGGCATTGGACCTTGCGTTCGATGCGGGTGGTGTGGGCCAGACTGTAGCGCCAGTGGTATTCCCGCCAGCCCCGGTCGAAATCGCCCAGCAGCAGCAGGGTCTCCGCCAGATCGAAGCGCGCGGCCAGGTCGCCCGGTACGGTATCGACGATCATCTCCTGAATCGGGCGGATCTCGGCGATGCGCCCCTGTAGCTTGATGCACTGAACCAGCAGGCGCCACAGGGGGATGGGGCCGCTGCCCGACGCCAGATGCGGGCGGACCAGGGCCTCGGCCTCGGCGCAGCGCCCCTGGGCGAGCAGGGCACGCACCTGCTGTTCCATGACCTGAAGCTCGGCGGTCATCGCGGCGAGGCGAGGCCCAGCGCCCGCAGCAGCGGCTGCAGGTGGTCCGCATGTCCGCGCCACCGCCCGGCGGAGGTGGCGTAGATCGGCCGGCGGACCTGATGGAGGCTGGCGGTGCGGACCGGGCGCGTGGTGCGATGAAAGGACAGGCAGGATTCGTCCCAGGGCAGGCCGAGGAAGTCCACCATCCGGCGGGCCTGTCCCTCCAGGTCGTCGACCACCGCCTCGTACTCCACCTCCATGTAGCGGTCTTGGGGCAGCACCGCCCGCCAATGGGCGGTCAAGGCGTCGTAGGCGCGGTGAAAGGCCCCCAGCTCCGCCAGATCGTAGGCGAAGCGCTGCTCGGCGGCGAACAGCTTGGTGTAGCAGGACAGGCAGGTATCCACCGGGTCGCGACGGCAATGGATGATGCGGGCATTGGGCAGGATCAGGCGGATCAGGCCGGCATGCATGAAATTGGCGGGCATCTTGTCGATCACATGGCGCCGCCCCCGAGCCAAGGGCGCCACCTGAGCCAAATAGGCCTCGCCCAGACGCGCCGCCTCGTCCGGGGTCATCTGGGCGGCGGCGGCGGGATAGTTCCCCATGCCGCTCACCAGGGATTGCAGCACGCGCAGTTCGCCGGCGCCGTGAACCTGGGGATGGGAGGCCAGAATCTGCTCCACCAGGGTGGTGCCCGAACGCGGCATGCCCAGCACGAAGACCGGCAGGTCCGACGACGCCCCCTTGAATTTCCCCAACAGCGCGGGCGTGAAGGTCTCGGCGATCTCGGCCATCCACCGTCCGGTGGCCTCGACGTCGAAGGTGAAGGTGGCGCGCTTCAGGCGATTGCCTTCGCCCAGGTGATGGAAGGCGCGGGGACCGTCCCCGGCGTCCATATAGGCCTTGCCCAGCGAGAAATGCAGGTTGATGCGCTCGTCGAGCCCCTGCACGGCCCCCGTGGCCAGCAATGCTTCCATCTGCGCGATTTCGGGGTCGCCGGCGGCGTAGTCCTTCTGATCCACCCGGCCCGCCCAGGCGGAAACGTTGCCCGGATCGGCCGCCAGGACCTGTTGGTAAACGGCCGCCGCCTCGGCGCCGCGGCCGATTTCCGCCAGCAGATCGGCCCGGTTGACGGCGGCGGTTCCCATGGCGGTGCCGGGCAGCCGCGCCGCCTTGTCGAAGCAGGCCAGGGCCTCATCGAAGCGGCCGGCGGCCTGCAGCGCCTGGCCCAGGACATTGTGGGCCTCGGCGCTGTAGGGGGCGGTCGCCGCCGCCTGCCGGGCGCTGTCCAACGCCTCCTCGATCCGGTCCAGCCGCCTCAGGCACTTGGACCGGGCGATCAGTCCGTTCCCATGTCCCGGCATGGACGTCAGCAGGGAGTCCAGCCAGCGTAGCGCCTCGGCATGGCGGTGCCGCCCCATTTCGACGCCGGCCAGATTGACATAGGCGTCGGCGCAGCGCGGATTAATGTCGATGGCCCGCCGGGCCTGCTCCGCCGCCTCGTCCAGACGGCCCAGATCGCACAATAGATGCGCGAAATTGCTGCGCGCCTCGGCATAGTCCGGGACCAGCGCCAGGGCGTGCTCATAGCGCGCCGCCGCCTTGTCCAGGCGCCCCATCAGCTTGTAGGTGTTGCCCAGGTTGTTGTGGGCTTCGGCGTAATCGGGCTGCAGCGCCACCACCCGTTCCAGGCAGACGGCGCTCTCCTCCAGCTTGCCCGCCTCCTGCAAGATGATGCCCAGATTGTTCCAGGCCACCGCCTGACCGGGCTCCAGGGCGACGGCGCGCCGCCCGGCCTGTTCGCCCTCGTCCAGCAATCCGCGCTGGCGGCACATTTCCGCCAGATTGCTGAAATAGAGGGCGGGGGCGCGCGGCGCCAGACAGGCTTGCCGCACGTGCTGCAGCGCCAGATCCAGATTGCCGTAGGCATGCGCCATGATCCCCAGCAGATGCAGGGCATCGGCATGGCCGGGCCACACCGCCAGAATCCGCTGGCAGAACAGCTCCGCCTGATCCGCCTGCCCGGCGTTCCAATGGGCCTGGGCGCGCTGCAACGCCTCGTCGATGCCGAGGTCGTCGGACGATGGGGAAGACGCGGGCTTACGGGCCATGAAAAGCAACCTCTGGAGAAAGGGACGCCTTGTCCGAGGTCGCATCATGCACCATCAAGGGCCGCCCCCTGACCATTTTTTCCATCCCGATCGGTGCAGCCGATCAGAATCCCCACAGCGTCTTGAGCAGAGCGGTATGGCTCTGATATTGGGGGCGTAACTCGCTTTCATACTCGGCGCGGAAAGACAGATCGCCATCGGTGCCGAGCGTCGCCGCCAGCCCGACGCGCACGCCGTTGGGCTCGGTGCGCGGGGTCGAGACGGAGAAGGCTTGGCCGCCCATGATGCCGCTGGTGGCGATGGGGCCGCTGGTATAGTCGTGGACCCAGGCCAGCCGGGCTTCGGGCCTCAGGACGCCCTGGGCGGTGGGAAGATTCCAGATCACCTTGGCGCCCAGATCGTGGGTCATGCTGTTGACCGCATGGCTGGACACCGACAGATTGGCGGCGCCGGCGCCGGATTCGTCGTAGGAATCGGTCTCCGACCGCAGCCAGCGCAGTCCGGCCAGCGGCGTCACCGTGACCGAATCGGTCACCGGCACATCATAGCCCACGCTCGCCTTGGCCAGGTATTGTTGGCCGCTGTAGGTCGCGGCGGCGGTGCGGCCCAGGAAGGCGATGCCGCGGCTCTGATCGAACTCGTTCCAACCGACGCCCAATTGCCCGTCCACGAAGGCGCGGTCCAGGCGGTAGGTGCCGTAGAAGGTCAGTTGATAACTGTCCATGGTCGAGGACGAGCCCGACGAATTGCCGCTGCCCTGGGACCAGGCCCGCACCCAGCTCAGCGCCACGCCGCCCATGGCGTCGGGGGTGAAGCGGTGGTCGATGCCGACCGCCAGACCGAAATCCGTCAGGCGATAGCCGTCGGCCTCGGCATTGCTGCCGCGCCGGGCGCTGCCGCCCAGGACCTGCCCCCACGCGGCGGTATCCTTGGCCTCTGAGCCGGCGGCGACGCCGGTGGCGGGATCATAGGCCATGGCGGTCTGCTGATGCTGTTCGACCGCCCCCAGCACGGCGGTCGCCGCCGCCGAGGTCATCTGCGCCGACGGCGTGGTCTGGGGCGCCAACTGCTTGATGGCTTGGCCCTGGCTGGAGGTCGGCAGCGCGTCGAGGGGCGTCAGCACCTGATTCTGGAAGGCCACGGCGGTGGACGAGGTGTCGGCGCGGATGCTGTCCAGCACCCGTCCCACCGGGGCGGCGGCGCCGCCGGTGGTGATGCCCTTTTGGGTATAGGTATTGGCGCTGTCGGTCGCCAGGACCAGCACGAGGTCGTTGCCCGAGGTGGATGCGGTGGCGGCCAGGCCGTTGGTGACCCCCATGCGGGCGGTATTGCCGGTATAGGTGCCGGTATGGCCATTGGTGGCATCGACGATGGTGATGGTCTGGCCGGCGGCCAAACCGGTGGTCGACAAGATGATGGTCGAATTGCTGACGGTGGCGTCGCCGTCCACCACCAGCTTGGCGTTGGTGCCGCCGCTGCCGGTGCTGGTCAGTCCGCCGCCGGTCTGATTGTAGGTACCGGTGATGGTGACGGTATTGTCCAGCCGCAAGGTGGCACCCGTGTTGGACACGGTGCGGCCGGTGGCCGTGATGTGGTCATTGAGCAGCAGATTGCCGGAGCTGAACAGCAGATTCGAGGCGGTATGGGTGATGGTGCCGATGCTGCCGCTCAATCCGGTCAGCGTACCGAAGGTGTCGCCGCTGCCGCCCGCGATGGTCAGGCCGGTCGCCGAACTGTTGAGGATGTTGCCGATGATCGCGCCGCTGTTGGTCAGGGTGCCCATGGTTCCGGCGTTGTGAACGGCATATTGGGTGCCGGTGATGGTGCCGGCATTGTTGATCGAGGTGATGGTGGTCGTGAGCGTGCCGGTGGTTTCGTTGTATATGCCGCGCTGGCTGCCGCTGATGGTGGCGCCGGCGAGGTTGTTCAGCGTGGTGATGGTGCTGTTTTGGTTCCGAATGCCGCTGGTGGCTCCGGTGATGGTGCCGCTGTTGGTCAGCGTTCCCAGGGTACTGCTGACATTGGTGACGCCGCCGCCGCTGGTGGTGCCGCGGATGAGGCCGCTGTTGGTTATCGTCCCGATTCTGCCGTTGTTATAGATGCCGGTGGAGGAGCCGCTGATGGTGCCGCTGTTGGTTACCGTCCCGATACCCCCATAATTGACGATGCCGGTACGGTTGGAAATGATGGCGGCGGTATTGGTCAGCGTGCCGATGGTGCTGGTGCTGCTGGTGTTCCTGAGGGCTGCACCGCTGCTGCTGGAGGTATTGGAAATCGTTCCGCTATTGGTCAGCGTGCCGATCGTGCCGGCGGCGTTGTCGATGCCATAGTTCGTGCCGGTAATGGTGCCGCCCGCCTGATTGCTCAGCGAGGTGATGCCGGCGCCGGTCCCCATGTTGATGCCGGCGTTGGCGGTGCCGGTGATGGTTCCGCTGTTGATCACCGCCCCGACGGCATTGCCGGTGTCGGATATGCCGTTTTGGCTGCCGGTGATCGCCCCTTGATTGGTCAGGGTTCCCGTCGTGCCGCCGACGGTGACGCCCACGGTGTTGCTGAGCGTCGTGCCGGCGGGATTGGTGTAGTCGCCGCTGTTCCAAGTGTAGGCGGACTGGGCCGCGACAGGGGCGGAACCGCCCCCCAGCGACAAGGCCACGGTGATGGCCAGGGTCGAGGCTCCGGCCAGCTTGTTTCGACGCGACATACAGTTTCCCCAATGTTCATAAGCCATCTGGCGATGGAAGAAAGAGTCCGTATCGTTTTTCCCGCAGTCGGAGGCCCGGCTCCCCAGCATTCCGCAGAAACCGCGACTTCGCCGGAAGCCTACCCCTGAGCCCGCGCCAGCCTGATGAGGAACACACGCCCCACCCGCTCCGTCATACCGTCCGACCAAGGAGTTGACCGGGCGTATCGTCCCACTGCCCAGGCGTCCGCCTTCGCGAACCTGGCCGCGCGGCTAAAACCAGCACGCACCGCCGATAGGCATGCTTCAGCGCCAGTTCATCGACGCGGCATCATCAGCGGTTATTGTGGAAAATCTACACAATCAAATCTTAGAGACAAGCGACAAAGTGTACTTAAAGCCGGATGATCTCATTCAAAATATGTCACATATTGACATCATAAGCTGTCGATAATGAAAGAATTTAACTGATTCACTGATTGAATTGACAGATTCTGTTATTGCGGCATGCGATGCCGCCGGACCGGTGAGTTGACCGGGCACATCGTCCCTCGCCGGGTGCACCCTCGGGGTCGCTCGGCTGTCGCCGCACGGGCGGCGCGGCCCCCGGCCTTGCCTACCCTCCATAAGGAGGGGTGGCATGCATACTCTCCCCGGGGATATAGTCGGCGCGGGGATGGTGGGAGCGCGCAGAGAGCTCGTGTGGGCGAGTAGGGTGAAAACAGGCATGCCGCGCACATTAATCGTCGAAGACGAAGTTTCGCTGCGAAACGACTTGATCGCGTTTTTGGAAGCCAAGGGCTACGCCGCCGCCGGAGCGGCCACTCTGGTCGAGGCCATCAGTCGGATGGAGGCAGACCGCTTCGATCTGGTCGTCCTCGATCTCGGCCTGCCGGACGGTGACGGCATGGAGCTTCTGGAACGTATCCGGAGCCGGTACGGCTTGGCCTGCGGCGTGGTGATCCTGACCTCCCGCCTGGATCTGGAAAGCAAGATCCAGGCCCTTGAAACCGGAACCGATGCTTATCTGGTCAAGCACGCCAGCTCGCGCGAAATAGAATGCACGCTGCGTAACCTTCTCAGGCGCCTTCCCGATACGGCACCCCAATTGTGGCGCTTGGATCGCGGCCAGTGGTCCTTGATCGCGCCATCGGGCGGCAGCGTGCCGCTGACGCCGAAGGAAATGACGTTCCTGGTCACACTGGCGACATCGGGGGCCGAGGTCTGCGATCACGGCGAACTGGCGGCGGCGCTGGGCGATGACGGCAGCTTTTCCCCGGCCAACCTCAACACCCTCGTCCGCCGTTTGCGGCGCAAGATCGAGGATGAAACGGGCGTGCCGCCCCCCATTCGCGCCGCCTACGGCAGGGGCTATGTGTTCTCCGCTCCCCTCAGCGTCCTGCAGCAATGACCAGGGCGTAGCCATATCATGCTGGACATCGCCACGTCCCTGGTGTTCGTCGAGGTTCTGACCGTCGTCAACTGCGTCACGACCTTCCTGCTGTGGCGGGCCAACCCCAAATTGCGCGGGCTGGCGGAGGTGTCGATTTCGTGCCTGGCGCTCACGCTGACCTTCGGGCTCATGGCGTTCCGTACGCCGCACATCATCACCGTGTCAAATGCCGTCACGGTCTTCGCTATCGCCATGGTGACCGAGGGCATGACCGTCCTCGCCGGCCGGCCGCCCATGCGCTGGCTCGTCTATGCGCTTACGGTCTTCACGGCGGTGCTGTGGGAGTTCCTCCAATGGCAGTCCCCCGACGACGCGCCCATCCGGGTGGTCGCGGCGACCATCATCTATGTCGGGCTGTACGGCAGGGTCGTCTACGAGGCGTTTCGAAACGGACGCCGGTTCGGTGCGGCCCGCGTTTGCCTGATCGCCAGCCTGCTGATCCATATTGCGGTCCTGATCGCGCGCATGACGGTGGCGCTGCTGCACCCGGACCCGAATTTCGTTTTCTCTCCGATGGTCCTGCCCTGGTTCATGCTGGAGAATTCCGTGGTGATGACCACCGTCTTTTTCTCCATCATGATCATGGTCGGCACACGGGTCGACGAGGACCTCCAGCAGCGCACCCAGAGCCTGGAGGCCGAGCGCCGCATGCATGGACGGCTGAAGCAGTTTCTGTCCACGCTTGGGCATGAACTGCACACCCCTCTGGCCATCATCGACCGCTCGGCCGAGATGGGGGGGGTGCTGTTGACCCACCAGCAAGGCGAGATCGCCCCGCGCCTGGACACGATTCGCGCCACGGTCGAACGCATGCGGCGGCTGATGAACAACCTGCTGATGGCCGAGCGGGCCGAACTGGTGGGAGGCGGCGGAGACTTGGTTGACCTAGGCAAGGTCCTTGGCGATCTGACGCAGATCCTGGCGCAAAAATACGAAGAAGAGCGTATCGTCGTGAACCTGCCCCATGGCGGGTCGCAGGTCAGGGGAGACAGGGAGATGCTGGCCACGGCACTCGGCAACCTGATCGACAACGCATTGAAGTACTCTCCCAAGGACCAGCCGGTGCTGATTCAGGTGCGGAACGACGATGCCGTCCACATCGCGGTCAGCGACAAGGGAATCGGATTCCCGCTGCAGCAGATGGCCAAGGTCGGCCAGCGATTCTTTCGCGCCGCCAATGTTGCCGACATCCCCGGAACCGGCCTTGGCCTGAACATCGTTAAGACCGTTGTCGAAAAGCACGGCGGCCGCCTTCACCTCGCCAATGGTCAGGACGGCGGCGCGGTCGTGACCATCGCCCTGCCCGCGGTCAGCGGGTAAGGCTATCTGTTCTAACCCTTTTAATCTTCTTGCGGTTTCAGCGAATCATAGTCCTGGGGTCGAGGGTTCAAGTCCCTCTCCCATCGAGTTGCAGAACAAACGCCCGGCAGGTCAATGACTTGCCGGGCATTCTGTTTTTGATGTTCGGAGAGCCTACGCCTCGGCGTCGTCTCCGGGGGAATCGTCGTGGATCAGGTCCCGCAATTCCCGCCGCAGCATTGCATAGGCCGGGTCATCCTCGTCGCGGGGGCGCGGCAATTCTATCGGAACCACCCGCTTGATGCGGCCGGGATGGCGCGACAGCACCACCACGGTGTCGGCGAGCAGGATGGCCTCGTCGATGGAATGGGTGACCAGCAGCACGGTCTTTCTTTCTTGCTGCCAGATGCGGGTCAGTTCGCGCTGCATGGCGCGCCGGGTCTGATCGTCCAGTGCGGCGAAGGGCTCGTCCATCAGCAGCACCCGGGGCTGTACCGACAGGGCGCGGGCGATGGCGACCCGCTGCTTCATGCCACCCGACAACTGGTGGGGGTAGCGCTCGGCGAAGGCCGACAGTCCGACCAGGGACAGGTGATGGTTGGCGATTCGCTGGCGTTCGGCTGGGGGCACGCCCTTCATCTCCAGTCCGAACGCCACGTTGTCGCGTACGTTGGCCCAGGGAAACAGGGCGTAGTCCTGAAAGATGATGGTGCGTTCCCAGCCCGGCCCGGTAACCGGCTGGTGATCGACGGTGATGGCGCCGCTGGTCGGGACCTCGAACCCGGCCACCATGTTGAGCAGCGAGGTCTTGCCGCAGCCGGAATGGCCCAGGATGGCGCAGAATTCGCCGTCGGCGATGTCCAGGCTGATCCCCGACAGGGCGGTGACCGGGGCGCCGTGATCGTCGTAAACCTTGGAAACGGCGGAAAGCGAAA contains:
- a CDS encoding glycosyltransferase family 9 protein codes for the protein MTAELQVMEQQVRALLAQGRCAEAEALVRPHLASGSGPIPLWRLLVQCIKLQGRIAEIRPIQEMIVDTVPGDLAARFDLAETLLLLGDFDRGWREYHWRYSLAHTTRIERKVQCPRWDGRPIPGRTLLIHDEQGFGDTFQFLRMTAWVKERSGARVILEVNPDSLSLARRCTGFDDVVARGTLPPPFDLHCEMMSLPMVMGLKPEQLPGPIPYMSAEPRRVARWRKRLGRLPRPLVALVWAGRPTHPNDLNRSMALADLAPLGQSGATFLAVQKGPKAAEAGTPPAGMNVVALEDEIKDFEDTAAILSVADLLVSVDSSPVHLAGALGRPVWTLLPFLPDWRWLLGRDDSPWYPTMRLFRQESPGDWTGVIARAAEALAAFGTESP
- a CDS encoding tetratricopeptide repeat-containing sulfotransferase family protein, which encodes MARKPASSPSSDDLGIDEALQRAQAHWNAGQADQAELFCQRILAVWPGHADALHLLGIMAHAYGNLDLALQHVRQACLAPRAPALYFSNLAEMCRQRGLLDEGEQAGRRAVALEPGQAVAWNNLGIILQEAGKLEESAVCLERVVALQPDYAEAHNNLGNTYKLMGRLDKAAARYEHALALVPDYAEARSNFAHLLCDLGRLDEAAEQARRAIDINPRCADAYVNLAGVEMGRHRHAEALRWLDSLLTSMPGHGNGLIARSKCLRRLDRIEEALDSARQAAATAPYSAEAHNVLGQALQAAGRFDEALACFDKAARLPGTAMGTAAVNRADLLAEIGRGAEAAAVYQQVLAADPGNVSAWAGRVDQKDYAAGDPEIAQMEALLATGAVQGLDERINLHFSLGKAYMDAGDGPRAFHHLGEGNRLKRATFTFDVEATGRWMAEIAETFTPALLGKFKGASSDLPVFVLGMPRSGTTLVEQILASHPQVHGAGELRVLQSLVSGMGNYPAAAAQMTPDEAARLGEAYLAQVAPLARGRRHVIDKMPANFMHAGLIRLILPNARIIHCRRDPVDTCLSCYTKLFAAEQRFAYDLAELGAFHRAYDALTAHWRAVLPQDRYMEVEYEAVVDDLEGQARRMVDFLGLPWDESCLSFHRTTRPVRTASLHQVRRPIYATSAGRWRGHADHLQPLLRALGLASPR
- a CDS encoding autotransporter outer membrane beta-barrel domain-containing protein is translated as MSRRNKLAGASTLAITVALSLGGGSAPVAAQSAYTWNSGDYTNPAGTTLSNTVGVTVGGTTGTLTNQGAITGSQNGISDTGNAVGAVINSGTITGTANAGINMGTGAGITSLSNQAGGTITGTNYGIDNAAGTIGTLTNSGTISNTSSSSGAALRNTSSTSTIGTLTNTAAIISNRTGIVNYGGIGTVTNSGTISGSSTGIYNNGRIGTITNSGLIRGTTSGGGVTNVSSTLGTLTNSGTITGATSGIRNQNSTITTLNNLAGATISGSQRGIYNETTGTLTTTITSINNAGTITGTQYAVHNAGTMGTLTNSGAIIGNILNSSATGLTIAGGSGDTFGTLTGLSGSIGTITHTASNLLFSSGNLLLNDHITATGRTVSNTGATLRLDNTVTITGTYNQTGGGLTSTGSGGTNAKLVVDGDATVSNSTIILSTTGLAAGQTITIVDATNGHTGTYTGNTARMGVTNGLAATASTSGNDLVLVLATDSANTYTQKGITTGGAAAPVGRVLDSIRADTSSTAVAFQNQVLTPLDALPTSSQGQAIKQLAPQTTPSAQMTSAAATAVLGAVEQHQQTAMAYDPATGVAAGSEAKDTAAWGQVLGGSARRGSNAEADGYRLTDFGLAVGIDHRFTPDAMGGVALSWVRAWSQGSGNSSGSSSTMDSYQLTFYGTYRLDRAFVDGQLGVGWNEFDQSRGIAFLGRTAAATYSGQQYLAKASVGYDVPVTDSVTVTPLAGLRWLRSETDSYDESGAGAANLSVSSHAVNSMTHDLGAKVIWNLPTAQGVLRPEARLAWVHDYTSGPIATSGIMGGQAFSVSTPRTEPNGVRVGLAATLGTDGDLSFRAEYESELRPQYQSHTALLKTLWGF
- a CDS encoding response regulator transcription factor; its protein translation is MPRTLIVEDEVSLRNDLIAFLEAKGYAAAGAATLVEAISRMEADRFDLVVLDLGLPDGDGMELLERIRSRYGLACGVVILTSRLDLESKIQALETGTDAYLVKHASSREIECTLRNLLRRLPDTAPQLWRLDRGQWSLIAPSGGSVPLTPKEMTFLVTLATSGAEVCDHGELAAALGDDGSFSPANLNTLVRRLRRKIEDETGVPPPIRAAYGRGYVFSAPLSVLQQ
- a CDS encoding HAMP domain-containing sensor histidine kinase; translated protein: MLDIATSLVFVEVLTVVNCVTTFLLWRANPKLRGLAEVSISCLALTLTFGLMAFRTPHIITVSNAVTVFAIAMVTEGMTVLAGRPPMRWLVYALTVFTAVLWEFLQWQSPDDAPIRVVAATIIYVGLYGRVVYEAFRNGRRFGAARVCLIASLLIHIAVLIARMTVALLHPDPNFVFSPMVLPWFMLENSVVMTTVFFSIMIMVGTRVDEDLQQRTQSLEAERRMHGRLKQFLSTLGHELHTPLAIIDRSAEMGGVLLTHQQGEIAPRLDTIRATVERMRRLMNNLLMAERAELVGGGGDLVDLGKVLGDLTQILAQKYEEERIVVNLPHGGSQVRGDREMLATALGNLIDNALKYSPKDQPVLIQVRNDDAVHIAVSDKGIGFPLQQMAKVGQRFFRAANVADIPGTGLGLNIVKTVVEKHGGRLHLANGQDGGAVVTIALPAVSG
- a CDS encoding ABC transporter ATP-binding protein, with product MGRLSLSAVSKVYDDHGAPVTALSGISLDIADGEFCAILGHSGCGKTSLLNMVAGFEVPTSGAITVDHQPVTGPGWERTIIFQDYALFPWANVRDNVAFGLEMKGVPPAERQRIANHHLSLVGLSAFAERYPHQLSGGMKQRVAIARALSVQPRVLLMDEPFAALDDQTRRAMQRELTRIWQQERKTVLLVTHSIDEAILLADTVVVLSRHPGRIKRVVPIELPRPRDEDDPAYAMLRRELRDLIHDDSPGDDAEA